One Cohnella candidum genomic region harbors:
- the mraY gene encoding phospho-N-acetylmuramoyl-pentapeptide-transferase — MDYGSVLLTLGVSFVLAVLFGPLLIPLLRRLKFGQQVRDDGPQSHLKKTGTPTMGGVIILLALTVAYLKFSDRGFEFWAILVACLGFGLVGFLDDYIKIAFKRSLGLTAKQKLFGQLLFSIVFCGILYYHDHPTTIGFPGVEGTWDLGWGYYVLVIVMFFAASNAVNFTDGLDGLLSGTSALAFGAYAVIAVEAAEPQAAVFSAALVGAVLGFLVYNAHPAKVFMGDTGSLGIGGGLAAVAILTKTEFLLIVIGGVFVLEMLSVIIQVASFKTRGKRVFKMSPIHHHFELSGWSEWRVVTTFWLAGLVLAAAGLFLYKM, encoded by the coding sequence ATGGATTACGGATCGGTTTTGCTCACGCTCGGCGTATCGTTCGTGCTGGCGGTCCTGTTCGGGCCCCTGCTCATCCCGCTGCTCCGCAGGCTGAAGTTCGGCCAGCAAGTGCGGGACGACGGCCCGCAGTCCCACCTGAAGAAGACCGGAACTCCGACGATGGGCGGCGTGATCATTCTGCTGGCCTTGACGGTCGCCTACTTGAAGTTCTCCGACCGCGGATTCGAGTTTTGGGCCATTTTGGTGGCTTGCCTCGGGTTCGGGCTCGTCGGTTTTCTCGACGATTACATCAAAATCGCGTTCAAACGCTCGCTCGGCCTTACCGCCAAGCAGAAGCTGTTCGGGCAATTGCTGTTTTCCATCGTTTTTTGCGGCATCCTATACTACCATGACCACCCGACCACGATCGGCTTTCCGGGCGTCGAAGGGACTTGGGATTTGGGCTGGGGCTACTACGTCCTCGTGATCGTCATGTTCTTCGCCGCCAGCAACGCGGTCAACTTCACGGACGGGCTGGACGGGCTGCTGTCCGGGACGAGCGCCCTTGCGTTCGGTGCCTATGCGGTCATCGCGGTGGAAGCGGCGGAGCCGCAAGCCGCGGTGTTTTCGGCCGCGCTCGTCGGCGCCGTGCTCGGCTTCCTGGTCTATAACGCGCACCCGGCGAAGGTGTTCATGGGAGACACGGGCTCCCTGGGCATCGGCGGCGGGCTGGCGGCGGTGGCCATCCTGACGAAAACGGAATTCCTGCTGATCGTGATCGGCGGCGTGTTCGTGCTCGAGATGCTCTCCGTCATCATCCAAGTCGCCTCGTTTAAGACGAGAGGCAAACGGGTATTCAAAATGAGCCCGATTCACCACCACTTCGAGCTGTCGGGATGGTCGGAGTGGCGCGTCGTCACGACGTTCTGGCTGGCGGGTCTCGTGCTCGCCGCGGCCGGTCTGTTCTTGTACAAGATGTAA
- the murB gene encoding UDP-N-acetylmuramate dehydrogenase translates to MQQLIAELQQASAGRVRVQEPLAPYTTWKIGGPADVLIIPENREELAAALALLHRHGVPWQVLGRGSNTLVSDKGVRGAVVKLGEGFDDIRFEGNTVTAGASYSFIKLSVLAGKEGLTGLEFAGGIPGTVGGAVYMNAGAHGSDVSRIFKSADIVWEDGSEETLDGDGMKFSYRHSVLHEKRGIVTGAAFRLEQGDRKEIAAAMASYKDRRRRTQPLQEPCAGSVFRNPPGDHAARLIEAAGLKGSREGGAQISTIHANFIVNLGDAKAEDVLTLMERAQRTIEEKFGIQLVPEVLLMGER, encoded by the coding sequence ATGCAGCAGTTGATCGCGGAATTACAGCAGGCTTCGGCGGGCCGCGTGCGCGTCCAAGAACCGCTGGCACCTTATACGACATGGAAAATCGGAGGTCCCGCGGACGTCCTCATCATCCCCGAGAACCGCGAAGAGCTTGCCGCCGCGCTTGCGCTGCTTCACCGTCACGGCGTTCCCTGGCAAGTGCTGGGCCGCGGATCGAATACGCTGGTATCCGACAAGGGCGTTCGCGGGGCCGTCGTCAAGCTGGGCGAAGGCTTCGACGACATCCGGTTCGAAGGGAACACCGTGACGGCCGGCGCCTCGTATTCCTTCATCAAGCTGTCGGTTTTGGCCGGCAAAGAGGGGCTAACCGGGCTGGAATTCGCGGGAGGGATTCCCGGCACGGTCGGCGGAGCCGTCTATATGAACGCAGGGGCGCACGGCTCGGACGTATCACGCATATTCAAGTCGGCCGACATCGTTTGGGAAGACGGCAGCGAAGAGACGCTGGACGGAGACGGGATGAAATTCTCCTATCGGCATTCCGTGCTGCATGAGAAGCGGGGTATCGTCACAGGCGCCGCTTTCCGGCTGGAGCAGGGAGACCGCAAGGAAATCGCCGCCGCCATGGCTTCTTACAAAGACAGAAGGCGCCGTACGCAGCCTCTTCAGGAGCCTTGCGCGGGCAGCGTGTTCCGCAACCCGCCGGGCGACCATGCCGCAAGGCTGATCGAAGCCGCGGGCCTGAAGGGCTCGAGGGAAGGCGGGGCCCAAATCTCCACGATCCACGCGAACTTCATCGTCAATCTCGGCGATGCCAAGGCTGAGGACGTTCTCACCCTCATGGAGAGAGCTCAGCGCACAATCGAAGAAAAGTTCGGAATCCAGCTCGTGCCGGAGGTTCTCCTGATGGGTGAACGGTAA
- a CDS encoding stage V sporulation protein D, with the protein MKISQVTVRKRLFWAMIFVVFAFASLIVRLGYVQLWKGAELSRMAEDNWRREIPFQAKRGEITDRNGVRLAYNISSPTVWAIPAQIKDAKAAARELAPVLGASESKLLAQLTKKEMYVDLKPAGRKITLEKAQAVRNLGIPGIVIGEDNKRYYPFKNLASHILGFTGGYNQGLTGLELRYDDRLKGIPGNVSFLTDAAGRQMPNSTDQYKAPKDGLTLQLTIDQSVQSIVERELDQAMLKFQAKSVIAIAMNPKNGEILAMGSRPDYEPDKYKEVSSEVYNRNLPIWMTYEPGSTFKIITLAAALQEGKVNLEKEHFYDPGSVEVGGARLRCWKKGGHGSQTFLEVVENSCNPGFVALGQRLGKDTLFSYINAFGFGKKTGIDLNGEENGILFKPSRVGPVELATTAFGQGVSVTPIQQIAAVSAAINGGKLFKPHVAKAWIQPETGMVLEETQPELVRQVISPETSKTVREALEKVVAQGTGRNAFLDGYRVGGKTGTAQKVIGGRYSPDEHIVSFIGFAPADDPQLIVYVAVDDPQGIQFGGLVAAPIVRGIMADALPYLGVKPRTKQVEKEYKYGDAPIVTVPNLVGKTVSDIYEDLNMNFQLAASGSGSTVIRQAPAAGTRMERGSVIRIYLGADN; encoded by the coding sequence GTGAAAATATCCCAGGTAACGGTTCGCAAACGGCTGTTTTGGGCGATGATTTTCGTCGTGTTCGCCTTCGCTTCCTTGATCGTGCGGTTAGGGTACGTCCAGTTATGGAAAGGGGCCGAGCTCTCCCGGATGGCGGAGGACAACTGGCGGCGGGAAATCCCGTTCCAGGCCAAACGCGGCGAAATCACCGACCGCAACGGCGTCCGCCTGGCTTATAACATCAGCTCGCCGACCGTTTGGGCGATTCCCGCGCAGATCAAGGACGCGAAGGCGGCCGCGAGGGAGCTGGCTCCCGTGCTCGGCGCGAGCGAGAGCAAACTGCTTGCCCAATTGACGAAGAAGGAAATGTACGTCGACCTGAAGCCGGCCGGCCGAAAGATCACGCTCGAAAAAGCGCAGGCAGTGCGCAACCTCGGGATTCCCGGCATCGTGATCGGCGAGGACAACAAGCGATATTATCCTTTTAAAAACCTGGCCTCGCACATCCTCGGCTTTACGGGCGGCTACAATCAGGGGCTGACCGGGCTGGAGCTCAGGTACGACGATCGCCTGAAAGGAATTCCCGGCAACGTCTCGTTCCTGACCGACGCGGCGGGCAGGCAAATGCCGAATTCCACCGACCAGTACAAGGCTCCGAAGGACGGGCTGACCCTGCAGCTGACGATCGACCAGTCCGTTCAATCGATCGTGGAACGCGAACTGGACCAGGCCATGTTGAAGTTCCAGGCGAAGAGCGTCATCGCCATCGCGATGAACCCGAAAAACGGGGAAATCCTGGCCATGGGAAGCCGTCCCGACTACGAGCCGGATAAGTACAAGGAAGTGTCCTCGGAGGTCTATAATCGGAACCTTCCGATCTGGATGACATACGAGCCCGGATCGACGTTCAAAATCATTACGCTGGCCGCGGCATTGCAGGAAGGGAAAGTGAACCTCGAAAAAGAGCATTTTTACGATCCGGGCTCCGTGGAAGTGGGCGGCGCGAGGCTGCGCTGCTGGAAGAAGGGCGGCCACGGAAGCCAGACGTTCCTCGAAGTCGTCGAAAACTCCTGCAACCCGGGGTTCGTGGCGCTGGGGCAGCGGCTGGGCAAAGACACGCTGTTCTCGTACATCAACGCTTTCGGTTTCGGGAAGAAAACGGGTATCGACCTGAACGGAGAAGAGAACGGCATCCTGTTCAAGCCGTCCCGCGTCGGCCCGGTCGAGCTGGCGACGACGGCGTTCGGCCAAGGCGTATCCGTTACGCCGATCCAGCAGATCGCGGCCGTGTCCGCGGCGATCAACGGCGGCAAGCTGTTCAAGCCTCATGTCGCGAAGGCTTGGATTCAGCCGGAAACCGGCATGGTGCTGGAAGAGACGCAGCCGGAGCTGGTTCGGCAGGTCATCTCCCCGGAAACGTCCAAGACGGTTCGGGAAGCGCTGGAGAAGGTGGTCGCGCAAGGAACCGGGCGCAACGCGTTCCTGGACGGCTACCGGGTCGGCGGCAAAACGGGGACCGCCCAGAAGGTCATCGGCGGCCGCTACTCCCCCGACGAGCATATCGTGTCGTTCATCGGCTTCGCGCCGGCGGACGATCCGCAGCTGATCGTGTACGTGGCGGTAGACGATCCGCAGGGCATCCAGTTCGGCGGACTCGTGGCCGCTCCGATCGTGCGCGGCATCATGGCGGACGCTCTGCCTTACCTGGGCGTGAAACCGCGGACCAAACAAGTGGAGAAAGAATATAAATACGGAGATGCGCCGATCGTGACCGTACCGAATCTCGTCGGCAAGACCGTATCGGATATTTACGAGGACCTGAACATGAACTTCCAGCTGGCCGCTTCCGGCTCCGGAAGCACGGTCATCCGCCAGGCGCCCGCCGCGGGCACGCGGATGGAGAGGGGTTCGGTCATTCGGATTTACCTCGGCGCGGATAACTGA
- a CDS encoding UDP-N-acetylmuramoyl-L-alanyl-D-glutamate--2,6-diaminopimelate ligase codes for MYLLDLSKQLLISRIVGDGNAAIRDLETDSRQVKPGVLFFCLPGHAADGHKFAFEAAEKGAAALVVSRELPIALPQLVVPDPRLALAVLADYFYGRPSRKLRPIGVTGTNGKTTTTYLIERVLADVGVDTGVIGTIEARYGGQSFPMSRTTPGVLELQRLLRAMVAAGTDRCVMEVSSHSLEQGRVKGTRFRTAVFTNLTQDHLDYHGTMEAYEAAKGLFFSRLGNEYAARPEDRTYAVLNADDPASARFAKLTAAQVLTYGIERAADLRATDVAIDARGTSFKLTTLHGERTVRLRLVGKFNVYNALAALGAAYCEGIPMNDAISSLESVPGVPGRVEAVDEGQSFAVVVDYAHTPDGLENVLKTVRELASGRVICVFGCGGDRDRTKRPLMGKVAASLADTLILTSDNPRSEDPAAILREIEAGLAEAQVGTDRYAMVPDRREAIEKAVEMASPGDVVLIAGKGHETYQMIGGVTYDFDDRLVARDALRSLLS; via the coding sequence ATGTATCTCCTTGATTTGTCAAAACAGCTGCTTATTTCCCGGATCGTCGGCGACGGGAACGCCGCGATACGCGACCTGGAGACGGATTCCCGGCAAGTGAAACCCGGCGTGCTGTTTTTCTGCCTGCCCGGGCACGCCGCGGACGGCCACAAGTTCGCGTTCGAAGCCGCGGAGAAGGGGGCGGCCGCCCTCGTCGTTTCCCGCGAGCTTCCGATCGCGCTGCCGCAGCTCGTCGTGCCGGATCCCCGGCTTGCGCTCGCGGTGCTGGCCGATTATTTCTACGGACGGCCGTCCCGCAAATTGCGGCCGATCGGGGTGACGGGAACGAACGGCAAAACGACGACGACTTACCTGATCGAAAGGGTTCTCGCGGACGTCGGGGTCGACACCGGCGTCATCGGCACCATCGAAGCCCGCTACGGCGGGCAGAGCTTCCCGATGTCGCGGACGACGCCCGGCGTCCTGGAGCTTCAACGCCTGCTGCGCGCGATGGTGGCGGCGGGAACGGACCGCTGCGTGATGGAGGTTTCCTCCCACTCGCTCGAGCAGGGAAGGGTCAAGGGCACCCGGTTTCGGACCGCGGTTTTCACGAACCTCACGCAGGACCACCTCGATTACCACGGCACGATGGAAGCTTACGAGGCGGCGAAGGGGCTTTTCTTCTCGCGGCTGGGCAACGAGTATGCCGCCCGTCCGGAAGACCGGACGTACGCGGTGCTCAACGCCGATGACCCCGCCTCGGCCCGATTCGCCAAGTTGACCGCCGCCCAAGTGCTGACGTACGGCATCGAGCGCGCGGCTGACCTGCGCGCGACCGACGTGGCGATCGACGCCCGGGGTACCTCTTTCAAATTGACGACGCTGCACGGAGAACGGACGGTGCGGCTTCGCCTCGTGGGCAAATTCAACGTCTACAACGCCCTCGCCGCCTTAGGCGCGGCGTATTGCGAGGGCATTCCGATGAACGACGCGATTTCCAGCCTCGAATCGGTACCCGGCGTGCCCGGCCGCGTGGAGGCGGTGGACGAAGGACAGTCCTTCGCCGTCGTCGTGGATTACGCGCATACGCCGGACGGCCTTGAAAACGTGCTGAAGACGGTGCGGGAGCTCGCTTCCGGCCGCGTCATCTGCGTGTTCGGCTGCGGCGGGGACCGCGACCGGACGAAGAGGCCGTTGATGGGAAAAGTCGCCGCCTCTCTCGCGGATACGTTGATCCTCACCAGCGACAATCCCCGTTCGGAGGATCCTGCGGCCATTTTGAGAGAGATCGAGGCCGGACTTGCGGAAGCTCAAGTCGGCACGGACCGCTACGCCATGGTGCCCGATCGCCGCGAAGCGATCGAAAAAGCGGTTGAAATGGCAAGCCCGGGAGATGTAGTATTGATTGCGGGGAAAGGCCATGAAACCTATCAAATGATCGGCGGCGTCACCTATGATTTCGACGACCGCCTGGTGGCGAGAGACGCCTTAAGGAGCCTATTATCGTGA
- a CDS encoding UDP-N-acetylmuramoyl-tripeptide--D-alanyl-D-alanine ligase has translation MQATLRKAAEWCGATYDEAAGGTMLAGVSTDTRSITPGQLFVPLAGERFDGHDYLTTAKEAGAAASLWNRSRPVPDDAGLPLLLVDDTLAALQLLSQRYLESIGAKVVAVTGSNGKTTTKDLICSVLSTRFRVHKTDGNYNNEIGLPLTILRAEPDTEAFVLEMGMSGFGEISLLSRLARPDAAIITNIGESHLLQLGSRRNIAKAKLEIAEGLRPGGLLILNGDEPLLAEELPNIALPADSRVITFGEGESCGLVLENIRVTAERTGFTVLSGGESKDFEIPVPGRHNALNALVAVAVGRSFGLSDEEIAEGLGSVRLTKMRVERSHAANGAVILNDAYNASPTSMRAAIALIGGLSGYANKRLVLGDMLELGPDEVSYHAEIGKAVTPEAADSLYAYGPLSAHLADAAKPAFPPGAVRHFADKQALIETLVRETGPDDLVLVKASRGMKLEEVVAALQKGDVV, from the coding sequence ATGCAAGCAACCCTTCGGAAAGCCGCGGAATGGTGCGGCGCAACATACGACGAGGCGGCCGGCGGCACGATGCTTGCCGGCGTCTCCACCGATACCCGGAGCATAACGCCGGGTCAACTCTTCGTGCCCCTCGCCGGTGAACGGTTCGACGGGCACGACTACTTAACGACGGCCAAGGAGGCCGGAGCTGCCGCGTCCCTGTGGAACCGGAGCCGTCCCGTTCCGGATGATGCCGGTTTGCCGCTGTTGCTCGTCGACGACACGCTCGCCGCTCTGCAGCTGCTGTCCCAACGCTATCTGGAGTCGATCGGCGCCAAAGTGGTGGCGGTCACCGGAAGCAACGGCAAGACGACGACGAAAGACCTGATCTGTTCCGTGCTTTCGACGCGGTTCCGCGTCCACAAGACGGATGGGAATTACAATAACGAAATCGGGCTGCCCTTGACGATCCTTCGCGCCGAACCGGACACGGAGGCGTTCGTCCTCGAAATGGGCATGAGCGGATTCGGGGAAATCTCGCTGCTCTCCCGGCTCGCCCGGCCGGACGCGGCCATCATTACCAACATAGGCGAATCCCATCTGCTGCAGCTCGGTTCGCGCCGCAACATCGCCAAAGCGAAGCTCGAGATCGCCGAAGGGCTGAGGCCCGGAGGCCTTCTCATCCTGAACGGAGACGAGCCGCTGCTGGCCGAGGAACTGCCGAATATCGCGCTTCCGGCTGACAGCCGGGTGATCACGTTCGGCGAAGGCGAATCCTGCGGCCTTGTGCTGGAGAATATCCGCGTAACCGCGGAGCGGACTGGCTTCACCGTTCTCTCCGGCGGAGAGTCGAAAGATTTCGAAATCCCGGTGCCCGGCAGGCACAACGCGCTGAACGCCCTGGTTGCGGTCGCGGTCGGGCGGTCGTTCGGACTGTCGGACGAGGAGATTGCCGAAGGCCTGGGCAGCGTGCGGCTGACCAAGATGCGCGTGGAAAGATCCCACGCGGCGAACGGCGCGGTCATCCTGAACGACGCCTACAACGCCAGCCCCACGTCCATGAGGGCGGCGATCGCGCTTATCGGCGGCCTGAGCGGGTACGCGAACAAACGGCTCGTGCTCGGCGACATGCTGGAGCTCGGGCCGGACGAGGTTTCCTATCACGCGGAGATCGGCAAAGCGGTCACGCCGGAAGCCGCGGATTCCCTGTACGCGTACGGACCTCTGTCCGCTCATCTTGCGGACGCGGCGAAACCGGCGTTTCCTCCGGGCGCGGTACGGCATTTCGCCGACAAACAGGCGTTGATCGAGACGCTTGTACGGGAAACGGGACCCGATGACCTGGTGCTCGTGAAAGCTTCGCGCGGCATGAAGCTCGAAGAGGTCGTCGCGGCGCTGCAGAAAGGGGACGTCGTTTAA
- the murG gene encoding undecaprenyldiphospho-muramoylpentapeptide beta-N-acetylglucosaminyltransferase, with product MRVVLTGGGTGGHIYPALAVGKELKAVHPGTELLYIGGRRGMESKIVPQHGIAFRELDITGFRRSLSWENVRTVVRFWKGVRSARAMLQQFKPDAVVGTGGYVCGPVVYAAARLGIPTLIHEQNVVPGLTNKFLSRYVDAAAVSFQDSLPFFRKVSDSVYAGNPCATAVIGADARKGFASLGLAPDTPFVLTVGGSGGARALNEAAIGMVPSIPKLPGVHFVFVTGERFHEETLSRIGRLGSEAADRVHVLPYVHNMPEVLAAASLVVSRAGASLIAEFTSVGMPSILVPSPNVTNNHQEPNARSLAEAGAAVMILEKDLTGEALFGHVHAIMKDRARREAMAAAARKLGMPDAARTIVGQLERIVRRK from the coding sequence ATGCGCGTCGTACTGACCGGCGGAGGGACCGGAGGACACATTTATCCCGCGCTCGCCGTCGGCAAGGAACTGAAGGCCGTACATCCCGGAACCGAGCTCTTGTACATCGGGGGCCGGCGGGGGATGGAAAGCAAAATCGTACCGCAGCACGGCATCGCTTTCCGCGAATTGGACATTACCGGGTTCCGGCGTTCGCTCTCCTGGGAGAACGTCCGGACCGTCGTGCGTTTTTGGAAGGGCGTCCGCAGCGCCAGGGCCATGCTCCAGCAATTTAAGCCGGACGCAGTCGTGGGAACCGGCGGCTACGTCTGCGGGCCGGTCGTTTACGCGGCCGCCAGATTGGGCATCCCGACGCTGATTCACGAGCAGAACGTGGTGCCGGGCTTGACCAACAAATTTTTAAGCCGATACGTCGACGCCGCGGCCGTCAGCTTTCAGGACTCGCTTCCGTTTTTCCGGAAGGTGTCCGACTCGGTTTACGCCGGCAATCCGTGCGCGACGGCCGTGATCGGCGCGGACGCCCGCAAAGGCTTCGCCTCGCTCGGCCTTGCTCCGGATACGCCGTTCGTCCTGACGGTCGGGGGGAGCGGAGGCGCCCGGGCGTTGAACGAAGCGGCCATCGGGATGGTTCCGTCGATTCCGAAATTGCCGGGCGTCCATTTCGTGTTCGTGACCGGCGAAAGGTTCCACGAAGAGACGCTGTCGCGAATCGGCCGATTGGGGTCCGAAGCCGCCGATCGGGTGCATGTGCTGCCGTACGTACACAACATGCCCGAAGTGCTGGCCGCCGCTTCCCTGGTCGTGAGCCGCGCGGGCGCTTCTTTGATCGCGGAGTTCACGTCGGTCGGCATGCCTTCGATCCTCGTGCCTTCGCCCAACGTCACGAACAACCACCAGGAACCGAACGCGCGCAGCCTCGCGGAAGCGGGGGCGGCCGTCATGATCCTGGAAAAGGATTTGACGGGGGAAGCCTTGTTCGGGCACGTCCACGCCATCATGAAAGACCGCGCCAGGCGGGAGGCGATGGCGGCAGCCGCGAGGAAGCTCGGCATGCCGGACGCGGCACGCACCATCGTCGGGCAGCTGGAGCGGATCGTCCGTCGGAAATAA
- the spoVE gene encoding stage V sporulation protein E, whose translation MAKSRSVPDLWMIAATLGILAIGVVMVYSASAVAAFHDYGDAYYYVKRQFVFALLGVGAMFVTMNVDYHAWRKWALPALLVCFGLLLIVLVPGVGVVRGGARSWLGIGSFGIQPSEFMKLAMILFLARLLSERQNKLTSFRSGLLPPLAILGLAFGLIMLQPDLGTGVVMFGASLLVIYVAGARVAHLGGLGLLGLAGLGALIAAAPYRLQRITAFLDPWQDPLGAGYQSIQSLYAVGPGGLVGLGLGMSRQKYNYLPEPQTDFIFSILAEELGFIGGTLLLLLFLILIWRGMRTAITLTDPFGSLLASGIVGIIAVQVLINIGVVIGMMPVTGITLPLVSYGGSSLTLLLTALGILLNLSRYSR comes from the coding sequence ATGGCCAAGTCCCGCTCCGTTCCCGATCTCTGGATGATCGCCGCCACGCTCGGCATTCTGGCCATCGGCGTGGTCATGGTCTACAGCGCCAGCGCCGTAGCCGCTTTCCACGATTACGGCGATGCCTATTATTACGTGAAACGGCAGTTCGTGTTCGCGCTGCTCGGCGTCGGCGCCATGTTCGTCACGATGAACGTAGACTACCACGCCTGGCGCAAATGGGCCCTTCCCGCGCTGCTCGTCTGCTTCGGCTTGCTGCTCATCGTGCTCGTGCCGGGCGTAGGCGTCGTGCGCGGCGGCGCGAGAAGCTGGCTGGGCATCGGTTCCTTCGGGATTCAGCCGTCGGAATTCATGAAGCTGGCGATGATCCTTTTCCTGGCCCGCCTGCTGTCGGAACGCCAAAACAAACTGACGTCGTTCCGCTCCGGCCTGCTTCCGCCGCTCGCCATCCTGGGCTTGGCGTTCGGCCTGATCATGCTGCAGCCCGACTTGGGAACGGGCGTCGTCATGTTCGGAGCTTCCTTGCTCGTCATTTACGTCGCGGGCGCGAGGGTCGCGCATCTCGGCGGGCTGGGGCTGCTCGGCCTGGCGGGTCTGGGCGCGCTCATCGCGGCCGCCCCTTACCGGCTGCAGAGGATCACCGCGTTCCTGGATCCGTGGCAGGACCCGCTGGGGGCCGGCTACCAATCGATCCAGTCGCTGTACGCGGTCGGGCCGGGCGGCCTGGTCGGCCTCGGCCTCGGCATGAGCCGGCAGAAGTACAACTATTTGCCGGAACCGCAAACCGATTTCATTTTCTCCATCCTGGCGGAAGAACTCGGCTTCATCGGAGGGACGCTGCTGCTCTTGCTTTTCCTGATCCTGATCTGGAGGGGCATGCGCACGGCGATCACCCTGACCGATCCGTTCGGAAGCCTGCTCGCTTCCGGCATCGTCGGCATCATCGCCGTCCAGGTGCTCATCAATATCGGCGTCGTCATCGGCATGATGCCCGTCACGGGGATCACGCTGCCCCTGGTCAGCTACGGAGGCTCTTCGCTCACGCTGCTGCTCACGGCGCTAGGCATCCTGTTGAACTTATCCCGTTACTCGAGGTGA
- the murD gene encoding UDP-N-acetylmuramoyl-L-alanine--D-glutamate ligase, producing MMQLDEYRGRKVVVLGLARSGVAAAKLFHRAGADVVVNDRKERNECPEADELTALGISVVCGGHPEGLVSGETSLLVKNPGIPYSAPPVADAMRLGVEVVTEVEVAGQLSRAPIIGITGSNGKTTTTTLTGVLLEAAGLTPLVAGNIGRPLSEAAEEVSPDGWLVAELSSFQLKGTRDFRPRIACLLNIAETHLDYHGTMEDYVGSKAKLFENQTADDIAVYNADDAVCRKLSERFAARKLPFSLVENLPVGVCVVPAYEAVKPKDDEADQERWIVHRAWDGTETRILRVGDLGLPGRHNTANALASIAVALAAGADPAALEEPLRTFRGVEHRLEYVGKFGGANYYNDSKATNPMATTMSVLSLPSPLVLIAGGLDRGSDYMELIPIFRTRLKGLVALGETREKLAKVAEAAGLTAVKIVEPVGDAEATLRRAVEEAAGMAQPGDTVLLSPACASWDMFPSYEVRGRMFKQSAHTL from the coding sequence ATGATGCAGCTAGACGAGTACCGGGGACGCAAGGTCGTCGTCCTCGGGTTGGCCAGAAGCGGCGTCGCCGCCGCCAAGCTATTCCATCGCGCCGGAGCCGACGTGGTGGTGAACGACCGCAAGGAAAGGAATGAATGTCCCGAAGCCGACGAACTGACGGCTTTGGGCATTTCTGTTGTTTGCGGGGGTCATCCGGAAGGGCTGGTGTCCGGGGAAACGTCGCTTCTCGTCAAAAATCCGGGCATTCCGTATTCCGCGCCGCCGGTGGCCGACGCCATGCGGCTAGGCGTCGAGGTCGTCACGGAGGTGGAGGTCGCGGGTCAGCTTTCCCGCGCGCCGATCATCGGCATTACGGGCTCCAACGGGAAAACGACGACGACGACGCTTACGGGCGTGCTCCTGGAAGCCGCCGGCCTCACGCCGCTCGTCGCGGGGAATATCGGCCGCCCGCTTTCGGAAGCGGCGGAAGAGGTATCTCCGGACGGCTGGCTGGTCGCGGAGCTGAGCAGCTTCCAGCTGAAAGGAACGCGCGATTTCCGGCCGCGGATCGCCTGCCTGCTCAACATCGCCGAAACCCATCTCGATTATCACGGGACGATGGAGGATTATGTCGGGTCGAAGGCGAAATTGTTCGAAAACCAAACGGCGGACGACATCGCGGTTTACAATGCCGACGACGCCGTTTGCCGGAAGCTGTCGGAACGCTTCGCCGCCCGCAAGCTGCCGTTTTCGCTCGTGGAAAACCTGCCTGTAGGCGTCTGCGTCGTGCCTGCGTACGAGGCGGTCAAGCCCAAAGACGACGAAGCGGACCAGGAAAGATGGATCGTGCACCGCGCTTGGGACGGCACGGAAACCCGGATTCTCCGCGTCGGCGACCTCGGCCTTCCGGGCCGGCACAATACGGCGAACGCGCTGGCTTCCATCGCCGTCGCGCTGGCGGCCGGCGCCGATCCCGCGGCGCTTGAGGAACCTCTTCGGACCTTCCGCGGCGTCGAACATCGCTTGGAATACGTGGGCAAATTCGGCGGCGCGAACTACTATAACGATTCGAAGGCGACGAATCCTATGGCCACGACCATGTCGGTGCTGTCTTTGCCTTCGCCGCTCGTCCTGATCGCGGGAGGGCTGGACCGCGGTTCCGACTACATGGAATTGATCCCGATTTTCCGGACGAGGCTCAAAGGGCTCGTCGCGCTCGGGGAGACGAGGGAGAAGCTTGCCAAAGTCGCGGAGGCGGCCGGTTTAACGGCCGTGAAAATCGTCGAACCTGTGGGGGACGCCGAAGCCACGCTGCGGAGGGCCGTCGAAGAGGCTGCCGGCATGGCGCAGCCGGGAGACACGGTCTTGCTTTCGCCGGCTTGCGCAAGCTGGGACATGTTCCCGTCTTACGAAGTCCGCGGCCGCATGTTTAAGCAATCGGCGCATACGTTGTAG